A single genomic interval of Aedes aegypti strain LVP_AGWG chromosome 1, AaegL5.0 Primary Assembly, whole genome shotgun sequence harbors:
- the LOC5576023 gene encoding U3 small nucleolar RNA-interacting protein 2: protein MSSFFLKGKPRTATKRKFEKSKPNKKDVPAARKEKEESEEEIDSDEEEEQTFAASGKKFNFEDEDEGFKETAQDKRLRLAKKYLKEVEEAERVRKEDEEIHDSVSTVLKEDYLESIGRLYREVSTKYQGFDLEKAVNLRCKQQHLSPTCLCLTENDRFLYVANKNGIIVRWDLTKKERLAVTKPQKTAVLGLAISHDLKFLVVADGTNEIKVLDGTTLEAVNTLSGHSDVVTGVVFRKNTHQLYSCAKDRTVKVWSLDEMLYVETLYGHQTPVTSIDALSRERAITSGGTDCSIRIWKIVEESQLVYNCPPSTDSVECVKLIGDEHFLSCGTDGSLSVWSSGKKKPMNTVQFAHGKTANGEANWITAIASLLNTDVIASGSCDGFVRVWRLVGGSKTIEPLMEIPVEGFVNALTFSSDGKQLIVCVGQEHRLGRWWTLKQAKNRTMVIPLIVTEDETKGKRKKKFDQ, encoded by the exons ATGTCATCATTTTTCCTGAAAGGAAAGCCCCGCACGGCAACAAAGCGAAAG TTCGAAAAGTCCAAGCCAAACAAAAAGGATGTTCCTGCGGCCAGGAAGGAGAAGGAAGAATCCGAGGAGGAAATCGACAGCGACGAGGAGGAGGAGCAAACATTTGCGGCTAGCGGAAAGAAATTCAACTTTGAGGATGAAGACGAGGGCTTCAAAGAAACGGCTCAGGACAAGCGTCTGCGGCTGGCCAAAAAGTATCTGAAGGAAGTGGAAGAAGCGGAACGAGTTCGGAAGGAAGATGAGGAGATTCATGATAGCGTTAGCACCGTGCTGAAGGAAGATTACCTGGAAAGCATTGGCCGGTTGTATAGGGAAGTTTCCACAAAGTATCAAGGATTCGATTTGGAGAAGGCGGTTAATTTGCGATGCAAACAGCAGCACCTGTCGCCGACTTGTTTGTGCCTGACGGAAAATGATCGATTCCTGTACGTGGCCAACAAGAATGGAATCATCGTGCGGTGGGATTTGACCAAGAAGGAACGATTGGCGGTTACCAAACCACAGAAGACAGCCGTGCTTGGGCTGGCAATTTCACACGATTTGAAGTTCCTGGTGGTGGCGGATGGAACAAACGAGATCAAAGTGCTGGATGGGACCACGTTGGAGGCGGTGAATACTTTGAGTGGCCATTCGGATGTCGTTACGGGAGTGGTGTTCCGGAAGAATACCCACCAGCTGTATTCGTGTGCGAAGGATCGAACGGTGAAGGTTTGGTCCCTGGACGAGATGCTTTACGTGGAGACATT atACGGTCATCAAACCCCAGTGACGAGTATAGATGCGCTCTCACGGGAAAGAGCAATCACCTCCGGAGGAACCGATTGCTCCATTCGCATTTGGAAGATCGTCGAAGAGTCCCAGTTGGTGTACAACTGTCCGCCCAGCACCGATAGCGTCGAGTGTGTCAAGCTGATCGGTGATGAGCACTTTTTATCGTGTGGAACCGATGGCTCGCTTTCGGTGTGGAGCTCGGGCAAGAAGAAACCCATGAACACGGTTCAATTTGCCCACGGGAAAACTGCAAATGGGGAAGCAAACTGGATCACTGCCATCGCGTCCCTGCTGAACACGGATGTCATCGCTTCCGGTTCGTGCGATGGATTTGTACGCGTCTGGAGATTGGTCGGAGGCAGCAAAACGATAGAACCCTTGATGGAAATTCCGGTGGAAGGGTTCGTGAATGCTCTGACGTTCAGTAGCGATGGAAAGCAGTTGATCGTCTGCGTCGGCCAGGAGCATCGACTTGGGCGATGGTGGACGCTCAAGCAGGCAAAGAATCGCACCATGGTCATTCCGTTGATTGTGACCGAGGACGAAACGAAGGGTAAGCGGAAGAAGAAGTTCGATCAGTAA